GTTTATGGGTTGGGCGATTGGGGACAGCTGGAGGATGCTATCTTACCTTATGATGTTGGACAATTTGACAACTCTTTGCCATTTGTTTTTGGTTTGGACTTTGGCGTCCGGGATCCGGACGCATGCGTAAAAGTAGCAGTTGATAAGAAAAGAAACATTATATACGTAAAAGAAATGCTATATGAAAGCGGAAACTCAACTGATAAACTATACCGCAAGCTTTTGCTGACAACTGGAGCTAAAAATCTTATTGTTGCCGATAGTGCTTCGCCGAGGACGATAATTGACCTTAGACGTTTAGGGCTTAATATCGTCCCGGCAATTAAAAACAGGAAAAACGAAACAATAAAAAAAATCAAAGAATTTAAAATAATTGTTGAGGATAGTTACAATCTTATGCGAGAG
The Patescibacteria group bacterium genome window above contains:
- a CDS encoding terminase large subunit, with product VFLQFYSRVQRATFLDFNPSAEFWLNEHILGKENNYIVIRSNYLDNPFIAENEKRFIESKKDNPDWANWYKVYGLGDWGQLEDAILPYDVGQFDNSLPFVFGLDFGVRDPDACVKVAVDKKRNIIYVKEMLYESGNSTDKLYRKLLLTTGAKNLIVADSASPRTIIDLRRLGLNIVPAIKNRKNETIKKIKEFKIIVEDSYNLMRELNGWTWLDKKAEIPMDGNDHLIDAMLYAASYLIEGRKGVAVV